From Brassica oleracea var. oleracea cultivar TO1000 chromosome C3, BOL, whole genome shotgun sequence, a single genomic window includes:
- the LOC106331671 gene encoding LOW QUALITY PROTEIN: putative S-adenosyl-L-methionine-dependent methyltransferase MAV_4873 (The sequence of the model RefSeq protein was modified relative to this genomic sequence to represent the inferred CDS: deleted 3 bases in 2 codons), which yields MIYLKPLLPSEVLSSSSRFRFSDSSSLMQGLCAPPLHFPATAPRRRRTLKTVARSARAELREDSDPLIQSAIHSASLRLGETNRTEPLFIDPYAACFFPPFTNKEPNIHKHQHHHYCLATKFIDDKLLHTAKRIDGLKQVVLFTDGMDTRPYRLNWPSSTMIFDVSPQKVFDIASDKLQGVGARLPKGCMFFHLPVESGDIEQCLRSKGFSGNRPSIWAMQGLPLESQSSFEAILSAVSSLAMNESYLIGELPIDIIDQSDLKNWMEKLFMSNGFKVQIVSYEEIAASLGVVLHSQVNNDKIMFIAQQLKFSDDQMEKWRQEFERVEEDGDEQGFEEL from the exons ATGATCTACTTG AAACCTCTGCTTCCATCAGAGGTGTTATCATCATCATCGAGATTCAGATTCAGCGAT TCATCATCACTGATGCAAGGTCTATGTGCTCCACCTCTGCACTTTCCGGCCACCGCACCCCGTCGCCGTCGAACTCTGAAAACCGTCGCTCGTTCAGCGAGGGCAGAGCTCAGAGAAGATAGCGACCCCTTAATCCAATCAGCTATTCATTCAGCGTCTCTTCGTCTGGGAGAAACCAATCGAACAG AGCCTCTATTCATCGACCCTTATGCCGCATGCTTCTTTCCTCCTTTTACAAACAAGGAACCGAACATCCATAAACACCAACACCATCATTACTGTCTTGCAACAAAGTTTATTGATGACAAGTTGTTACATACAGCTAAACGCATTGATGGACTAAAGCAG GTTGTCTTGTTCACAGATGGGATGGATACTCGTCCTTATAGGCTTAACTGGCCATCTTCTACTATGATCTTTGATGTTTCACCACAAAAGGTTTTCGATATAGCATCTGACAAGCTTCAAG GTGTGGGAGCTAGGCTTCCTAAAGGTTGCATGTTCTTTCACCTTCCTGTGGAATCAGGAGACATAGAGCAATGTTTACGGTCCAAAGGGTTTAGTGGGAACCGGCCAAGTATATGGGCAATGCAG GGCTTACCTCTCGAGTCACAATCGAGCTTTGAAGCGATTTTATCAGCAGTTAGTAGCTTAGCCATGAATGAAAGCTATCTCATTGGAGAATTGCCTATAGATATCATAGACCAG TCTGATTTGAAAAATTGGATGGAGAAGCTGTTCATGAGCAACGGTTTCAAGGTGCAGATAGTTAGCTATGAAGAGATCGCTGCGAGTTTAGGCGTTGTATTACATTCACAAGTAAACAATGACAAGATTATGTTTATTGCACAACAGCTCAAGTTTTCAGATGATCAG ATGGAGAAATGGAGACAAGAGTTTGAGAGGGTGGAAGAAGATGGAGATGAACAGGGATTTGAAGAGCTCTGA
- the LOC106333232 gene encoding L-type lectin-domain containing receptor kinase IV.4-like, translating to MFVKLLTIVFFSLLSQFPESSSQTLDFTYNGFLPPLTDISLEGIATVTPNGLLKLTNYTMQKTGHAFYTKPIRFKDFPNGTVSSFSTTFVFAIHSEIPSLSGYGMAFVVAPNPRLRYATASQYMGLFNITSDGNVTNHVFAIEFDTIQSPKFNDTEDNHVGIDINSLISVESSPAGYWDIKGQFKNLTLISRKRMQVWVDYDGHTNQIDVTMAPFGKDKPKKPLVSVVRDLSSVLLQDMFVGFSSATGSILSEHYVLGWSFRVKGNAPPLELSKLPKLPRWERKRLYSIYKTWMPSVCIFLIPFLFISTLIILVRFVVKRRRRFKEELEDWETRLGKNRMKFKDLYYATGGFDEKDLLGAGGFGTVYRGVMPRTKKEIAVKRVSSKSHQGLKEFVSEVVSIGRMSHRNLVPLMGYCRRRDELLLVYEYMPNGSLDKYLHNSPEVTLDWKQRFKVIKGVASALFYLHKEWEQVVIHRDIKASNVLLDSEYNGRLGDFGLARLCGHGSDPQTTLVAGTWGYLAPDHVRTGRATTATDIFAFGVLLLEVACGRRPIEIQNENGDQRVFILDWVFGFWNEGNILDAKDPKLGTEYDRIEVEMVLKLGLLCSHSNPHARPTMRQVLHYLMGDSILPDLSPSDLRGNEMMRLEIHHGLSETGMFTCGSSMVNSIVSASSGR from the coding sequence ATGTTCGTGAAGCTCCTCACCATTGTCTTCTTCAGCCTACTCTCTCAGTTCCCAGAATCCTCTTCCCAAACTCTTGACTTCACTTACAATGGCTTCCTTCCTCCACTCACCGACATATCCCTCGAAGGGATCGCCACCGTCACGCCCAACGGTCTCTTGAAGCTAACCAACTACACCATGCAGAAAACAGGTCACGCCTTCTACACCAAACCAATCCGTTTCAAAGATTTCCCAAATGGCACCGTTTCTTCCTTCTCCACAACTTTCGTCTTCGCTATTCATTCTGAGATCCCGAGCCTTAGCGGCTACGGCATGGCATTCGTCGTGGCTCCTAACCCAAGGCTCCGTTACGCGACCGCAAGTCAGTACATGGGTCTCTTCAACATCACAAGCGACGGTAATGTCACAAACCATGTGTTCGCTATAGAGTTCGACACGATCCAGAGTCCAAAGTTCAATGACACTGAAGATAACCATGTGGGCATAGATATCAATAGCTTGATATCTGTTGAGAGTTCGCCAGCTGGGTACTGGGACATAAAAGGTCAGTTCAAGAATCTGACTTTGATTAGTCGCAAACGGATGCAGGTTTGGGTTGATTATGATGGTCACACCAATCAGATCGATGTGACAATGGCTCCGTTCGGAAAGGACAAACCGAAAAAACCGCTTGTTTCGGTCGTCAGAGATCTTTCTTCGGTTCTTTTGCAAGATATGTTCGTAGGTTTCTCTTCTGCCACTGGTTCCATTCTGTCCGAACATTATGTTCTCGGGTGGAGTTTCCGGGTGAAAGGGAATGCTCCACCGTTGGAGTTATCAAAACTTCCCAAACTTCCGAGGTGGGAGCGGAAAAGACTATACAGCATCTACAAGACCTGGATGCCGTCGGTTTGCATATTTTTGATTCCCTTCTTGTTTATTTCCACGCTCATCATACTCGTGCGCTTCGTCGTGAAGAGGAGGAGGAGGTTTAAGGAGGAGCTCGAAGATTGGGAAACAAGGCTTGGGAAGAACCGAATGAAGTTCAAGGACTTGTATTACGCGACCGGAGGGTTTGATGAGAAGGACCTTCTCGGAGCCGGTGGGTTTGGAACTGTTTACAGAGGTGTCATGCCAAGGACAAAGAAAGAGATCGCTGTGAAAAGAGTCTCGAGCAAATCCCATCAAGGGTTGAAAGAGTTTGTGTCTGAGGTCGTGAGTATCGGTCGGATGAGTCATCGGAACTTAGTCCCTCTCATGGGTTATTGCCGCAGGAGGGACGAGCTTCTTCTGGTGTACGAGTACATGCCTAACGGAAGCTTAGACAAGTATTTGCACAATAGTCCAGAGGTAACTCTCGACTGGAAACAGAGGTTTAAGGTCATTAAAGGTGTGGCATCCGCCTTATTCTACCTTCACAAGGAATGGGAACAAGTGGTGATTCACCGTGACATCAAAGCCAGCAACGTCTTGTTAGACTCGGAGTACAATGGGAGACTCGGGGATTTCGGTTTAGCTCGACTGTGCGGTCACGGGTCAGACCCTCAAACCACGCTAGTCGCTGGAACATGGGGATACCTAGCCCCTGATCACGTCAGGACAGGACGGGCCACTACCGCTACCGATATTTTTGCGTTTGGGGTGCTTTTACTAGAAGTAGCATGCGGTAGACGTCCTATCGAGATTCAGAACGAGAATGGTGATCAGAGGGTCTTTATCTTGGATTGGGTTTTTGGATTTTGGAATGAGGGAAACATCTTGGACGCCAAGGACCCGAAGCTAGGGACGGAATATGACCGAATAGAGGTCGAAATGGTTTTGAAGCTAGGTTTGTTGTGCTCTCACTCCAACCCACATGCTAGACCAACTATGAGACAAGTGTTACATTATCTTATGGGGGATTCAATATTACCAGATTTGTCGCCTTCTGACTTGCGTGGGAACGAGATGATGAGGTTGGAAATCCACCACGGACTTAGCGAGACAGGCATGTTTACATGTGGGTCTTCGATGGTTAATTCTATAGTCTCCGCTTCCAGTGGGAGGTGA